Proteins found in one Panthera tigris isolate Pti1 chromosome B3, P.tigris_Pti1_mat1.1, whole genome shotgun sequence genomic segment:
- the MESP2 gene encoding mesoderm posterior protein 2 has product MAQSPPLHSLLGQDHWIFPQGWGWAGHPDSTSPASSSDSSGSCPCDGSRGPSQPAPQARGARAAEAAPTAPGRARSGAAAGQRQSASEREKLRMRTLARALHELRRFLPPSVAPAGQSLTKIETLRLAIRYIGHLSAVLGLSEESLQRRRRRRSDAAVPRGCPLCPDGGPAQTQTQTQTQVQARAPALGSAASPSASWGSPPACPEALAAPERLGSRIPDMGPWVTPPYHPGMQSPPQLSRGRGPDGALWTPPQGCSGTQTSPESRNQATPWTPSPAAPELAVIYQGISVSPESCLLPETPPLLSRPACQRLQPQTEWGGWSHSAEMLPGSEDQGPGPAFQLSDESPSQSSGAQLSGCPELWQDDLEGAHLGIFY; this is encoded by the exons ATGGCCCAGTCCCCTCCTCTGCACAGCCTCCTGGGCCAAGACCACTGGATCTTCCCCCAGGGTTGGGGCTGGGCCGGCCACCCGGACTCCAcgtcccctgcctcctcctcggACTCGTCGGGCTCCTGCCCCTGCGACGGCTCCCGCGGCCCCTCGCAGCCCGCGCCCCAGGCCCGCGGCGCCCGCGCCGCAGAGGCCGCCCCGACGGCGCCCGGACGAGCCCGCAGCGGAGCCGCCGCCGGGCAGCGGCAGAGCGCCAGCGAGCGCGAGAAGCTGCGCATGCGCACGCTCGCCCGCGCCCTGCACGAGCTGCGCCGCTTTCTGCCGCCGTCCGTGGCGCCCGCCGGCCAGAGCCTCACCAAGATCGAGACGCTGCGCCTGGCCATCCGCTACATCGGCCACCTGTCGGCGGTGCTGGGCCTCAGCGAGGAGAGCCTGCagcgccggcggcggcggcgcagcGACGCGGCGGTGCCTCGGGGCTGCCCGCTCTGCCCCGACGGCGGCCCCGCGCAGACGCAGACGCAGACGCAGACGCAGGTGCAGGCGCGCGCCCCGGCGCTGGGCTCAGCCGCCAGCCCCTCCGCGTCCTGGGGGTCCCCGCCGGCGTGTCCCGAAGCACTAGCGGCCCCCGAGCGCCTGGGGAGCAGGATACCTGACATGGGTCCCTGGGTTACACCCCCTTACCACCCTGGGATGCAGTCGCCCCCGCAACTGTCCCGAGGGAGAGGCCCCGACGGGGCCCTTTGGACACCGCCCCAGGGCTGTTCAGGAACGCAGACGTCCCCAGAGTCCAGGAATCAGGCTACACCCTGGACGCCTTCCCCCGCGGCCCCTGAGCTGGCTGTAATATACCAG GGTATCTCTGTGTCTCCAGAGTCCTGTCTGTTGCCAGAAACGCCACCCCTCCTGTCCCGCCCAGCATGCCAGAGACTCCAGCCTCAGACCGAGTGGGGTGGCTGGAGCCACAGCGCAGAGATGCTCCCCGGTTCAGAAGACCAGGGACCAGGCCCTGCCTTCCAGCTCAGTGATGAGAGCCCTTCCCAGAGCTCAGGCGCGCAGCTCAGTGGCTGCCCTGAACTTTGGCAAGATGATTTGGAGGGGGCCCACCTGGGCATCTTCTACTAA
- the MESP1 gene encoding mesoderm posterior protein 1: MAQSLCPPLSESWLLFPGWGPPRPLPPSDRDCGCSPASSPDSWGSVPAGSPELSPGRPGTHAAAGARSAGRRGARSSRLGSGQRQSASEREKLRMRTLARALHELRRFLPPSVAPAGQSLTKIETLRLAIRYIGHLSAVLGLSEESLQRRRRRRSDAAVPRGCPLCPDGGPAQTQVQVEARAQLLGSAASPSASWGSPPACLGELAAPQPRDPTVLHDEAAGSESQAMERSPSSPLFPGDVLSLLETWMPLSPLEWPPA; this comes from the exons ATGGCCCAGTCCCTGTGCCCGCCGCTCTCCGAGTCCTGGCTCCTCTTCCCGGGTTGGGGCCCGCCTCGGCCTCTGCCGCCCTCCGACAGGGACTGCGGCTGCTCCCCCGCCTCGTCCCCGGACTCCTGGGGCAGCGTCCCGGCCGGCAGCCCCGAGCTGAGCCCCGGACGGCCCGGCACCCACGCGGCCGCCGGAGCCCGGAGCGCAGGGAGGCGCGGCGCGCGCAGCAGCCGCCTGGGCTCCGGGCAGCGGCAGAGCGCCAGCGAGCGCGAGAAGCTGCGCATGCGCACGCTCGCCCGCGCCCTGCACGAGCTGCGCCGCTTTCTGCCGCCGTCCGTGGCGCCCGCCGGCCAGAGCCTCACCAAGATCGAGACGCTGCGCCTGGCCATCCGCTACATCGGCCACCTGTCGGCGGTGCTGGGCCTCAGCGAGGAGAGCCTGCagcgccggcggcggcggcgcagcGACGCGGCGGTGCCTCGGGGCTGCCCGCTCTGCCCCGACGGCGGCCCCGCGCAGACGCAGGTGCAGGTGGAGGCGCGCGCCCAGCTTCTGGGCTCAGCCGCCAGCCCCTCCGCGTCCTGGGGGTCCCCGCCGGCCTGTCTCGGAGAACTAGCGGCGCCGCAGCCGCGCGACCCGACAGTGCTTCATGACGAGGCGGCGGGTTCGGAATCGCAGGCAATGGAGCGGAGCCCCTCGTCTCCG CTCTTTCCCGGCGACGTGCTGTCCCTGCTGGAGACCTGGATGCCCCTCTCGCCCCTGGAGTGGCCGCCGGCCTGA